The genomic window GCGTGGTGCCGCAGCAGCCCCCGATGGCGCTTGCGCCTATTTTGGCAAGTTTCTCACAGTAACCGGCAAAGTCTTGAGGAGACAGGCGGTATACCGTCCTACCGTCTATCAGTTCGGGAATTCCGGCATTGGGCTGTACAATTAGGGGAACATTAAATCTTGCCATTTCCGACAGGATGTTTGCCATTTTGTCAGGGCCCAGAGAACAGTTAACGCCCACTATATCCGCTCCCAGAGATAAAAGGACCACAAGGGCTGTAGTGGGGTCAGTGCCCATCAGAGTCCTTCCGGATTCTTCAAAGGTCATAGTGGCCACTACGGGTATTGAAGTAAGTTCTCTTGCGGCAATTAACGCGGCCCGGGCTTCCTGAAGCTGGCTCATGGTCTCAATCACGATAAGGTCCGGCCCTGCTTCCAGGGCGCTTTCCATCTGCTCCCGGAAGGTATTACGGGCTTCTTCAAAGCTCAAATTACCGTGAGGTTCCATCAGCATTCCCGTAGGGCCAACGGAAAGAGCTACCAGAGCACGGCCGCCGGAAGCCTTTTTTGCAATTTCCACAGCCCTGAAATTCAATTCCCTTACCTTATCCGAAAGCCCGAAGTTCCGCAGTTTTACGCCGTTGGCCCCGAAGGTATTGGTTTCGATGACTTCAGCCCCTGCTTCAATGTACGCTTTATGTATTTCTTCCACCGCTTCATGACGATTAATATTCCAGCTCTCCGGACATTCGCCAGGCAAAAGGCCCCTTCTTATAAGCTCGGTGCCCATAGCACCATCGAAGATGAGGACACGTTTTTTTAATATTTCTTTTATAGTTTGTTGCACTATAAATCCCCCATTTTAATCAAATCTTGAACAAATTACAAATAAAACAGAGGCTATTGGTTCAATATGACAGCTGCCATCACAACGTTCCTGATGCGTCATGGACTTTTTTTGCGGGCAACCTCAGACCTTTAATTATCTGAACAGCAGCTTCAATATCGCCGAGGGGCATCAGGTGGACCCCGCAGCCTCTTTCCCTGATTTCTTCGGCCAGCTCCCAGGATATTTCCATACCTTCCCGGCGCCCTCTCTTCATCCTGTCTATTATTTTCAGGGGAATATTAACCCCCTCTACGCGGCTGTTGAAATTTATGGCCATGCGCTGGCTCTTCAGCGGCATTATCCCCACGAGTATCGGTACATCCAATAATAATGCCTTTTCAAGAAATCTGTCCAGAACATCCATGTCATAAACCGGTTGTGTCTGTATAAAATTCGCTCCGGAAAGAACTTTTTCCTCCAATTTTTTTATTTCTCCATCGAGACTTTCCGCAGCAGGATTTGCCGCGGTACCTATGAAAAACTCGGTGGAACCTTTAAGGGTATTATTTGCCAGGTCCTTGCCATTATTCAGAGTATCTATGATCTTGATAAGCCCTTTAGAGTCCACCTCGAAAATCCCTGCAGCACCGGGATGGTCACCTTTAGCCGGTGCATCTCCCGTCACCGCAAAGATGTTTTTAATACCCAAAGCCCAGGCCCCCAAAAGTTCCGATTGAATACCGATGATATTCCTATCCCTGCAGGCCATATGGGGTATGGTTTCTATACCTAAAGTCTCCTGGATGATGTGGGCCAGCGGTATAGAACCCATCCTCATATTGGCCATGGGATTATCGCATATATTTACGGCGTCCACTATATCCTTTAATTCTCTAATATCCTGAAGTATTTGATTTAAATACGTCCCCTTGGGCGAGCTTATTTCCACCGTAACGGTAAACTGTCCACCCTTCAATTTGCTCTTAAAGTTATTATACATATCTCTCATACTCCTATAATTTAGTATTGTAATACCATGCAAAAATGCCATTGAAATTTATATATTGTTCCGGAAACTCTGGTTGTAGTCGGAGAAATTTCGCCCGCTGTCAAGGATTTCTTCCGTCCCCTCCAGAAATTCCTTCACTATAGGCGAAAGCTGGTCGAAATCTATCAAAAAAGCGTCATGGCCCTGACAGGATTTTATTTCTTTATATTCCCCGTATCCTCCGGCGGTATTTAGCCTCCTGATGAAATTCCTCATATCGTCGGGGAAATACAGCATATCCGTATCAATACCGATCATCAGCACCCGGGACCTTATGCGCCGGATGGTTCTTTCCAGTGAACCGTAAGGTTTTGAGATATCATGTTCATTCATGGCTCTTACAAGATAAAGATATGTGTTGGCATCAAAGCGCCTCACGAAGGATTCCCCGTGATGATCTAAATAGCTTTCCACCTGGAAAAGTCCTGTGTCCGGATTTATCGCCCGGTCAAACCGCCGCTTGAAAAGCTCATCACTCTTATATGTTATGGTGCCTATCATCCTGGCCAGGGAAAGGCCTTTTGCAGGCTGGCCGTATTCAAGGTAATCCCCATCTCTCCATTCCGGGTCGTTTTCTATGGCCTTTATGCCCAGGTAATTAAAGGCTATGGCCAGCGGGGAAAGTTTATGGGTGGTGGCAATGGGCACCACCGCTTCCACGAAATCCGGGAAGGTAACAGCCCACTCCAGGGCCTGCATGCCTCCCATGGAACCGCCGATGGCCAGCTTTAATTTTTTAACCCCCAGATGGTCCAGCAGCACCTTCTGAAGCCGCACCATATCCCTGATGTTTATGGAGGGAAAGCTAATACCATAAGGCTTACCGATGGCGGGGTTCAGGGAGGTGGGACCGGTAGTGCCCCTGCACCCTCCCAGAACATTGGAACATATGACATAAAATTTTTCGGTGTCCAGGGCTCTGCCCGGACCTATCATGGGGTCCCACCAGCCGGGTTTTGCGTCCTGGGGGGTGTAAAACCCCGCTGCGTGGGCATCCCCGCTTAATGCATGCAGTACCAGGATGGCATTATCTTTATCTTCGTTCAGGCTCCCGTAAGTCTCGTAAGCCACCTGAACCTCATCAAAGGTATAACCGCTTTCGGTGGTAAAAGCTATCTCATCCCTGGTAAAGGAAAAGAACCTTTCTTTTACTATCATCGGTATCCCTCCTTCCTGATCACACAGCCGAAAGCCCTCTCTCCAGGTCTTCCAATATATCTTCTATGTCCTCGATGCCTATGGAAATCCTTATCATGTCAGGCGTCACCCCGGCCGAAAGCTGCTCTTCTAAAGAAAGCTGCTGGTGGGTGGTGCTGGCAGGGTGTATCACCAGGGATTTTGCATCACCGACATTGGCAAGGTGTGAAAAGAGCTTGAGACTTTCTATGAACCTCTTGCCCGCTTCCAGGCCGCCCTTTATGCCAAAGGTAAATATAGCTCCAGAACCTTTCGGCAGGTATTTGGCTGCCAGTTCATGATAAGGAGAATCGGGCAAATCCGGGTAGTTCACCCATGCCACTTTCGGGTGGTTTTTAAGAAATTCAGCTGCCCTGCGGGCATTTTCCACATGGCGCTGCATGCGAAGGGGCAGCGTCTCCAGCCCCTGCAGCAGCAAAAAGGCGTTAAAGGGGCTTATGCAGGCTCCGAGGTCCCTTAATAGCTGGGTTCTGGCCCTGGCTATATAGGCTGCCGGACCGAAAACTTCTGTATAAACTATACCGTGGTAGCTGGGGTCCGGTTCCGTGAGTTCCGGGAACTTGCCGTTTGCCCAGTCAAATTTTCCCGAATCCACCAGGATGCCGCCGATGGAAGTGCCGTGCCCGCCGATAAATTTAGTGGCTGAATGGACCACTATGTCGGCGCCAAACACTATGGGCCTGCACAGATAAGGGCTGGCAAAGGTGTTGTCGATAATAAGCGGGATTTGCGCCTCATGGGCAATACCGGCCACTTTTTCTACATCCAGCACATCAATTTTAGGGTTGCCTATGATCTCGCCGTAGATGGCCCTGGTCCTGCCGGTGATGGCCTTTTTAAAGTTTTCCGGATCCTTCGGGTCTACAAATTTCACTTCTATTCCAAGCCTTTTCAGGGTAGAGGCCAGGAGATTGTATGTGCCACCGTAGAGATTGCTGGATGACACTATCTCATCTCCCGCTTTTGCGATGTTTAGGATGGCGGTGGTGATGGCTGCCTGCCCGGAAGAAAAGGCCAGAGCCCCAACACCCCCTTCCAGGGCTGCCAAACGCTTTTCCAGTACATCCTGGGTAGGATTTGAAATGCGGGTGTAGATATTTCCCTCTTCTTTCAAAGCAAAAAGGTCCGCCGCATGCTGTGTGCTTCTGAATACGTAAGAAGTGGTCTGGTAGATGGGTACCGCCCTGGAACCTGTAACCGGGTCCGGCTCCTGCCCCGCATGGAGCGCCAGAGTGTTGAAACGATAATTTGTCATGATGATTCCTCCTCTGATTTCTGGTATAAAAAAACCCTCTTCGATAAGAAGAGGGCTGTTTTCCGCCTTCCTCTCATCTCTCAAAACGTCGCTGCGTTTTGCAGGAATTGGCACCATTTCAGGAGAAAAATCTCCTGACGGTTGCCGGGTTTCATCGGGCCAGTCCCTCCACCGCTCTTGATAAGAGGTATATAACCTATCATCATATTCAGTTATAATTTATATTGGAATCAATTATACTTTAGGACGGCTCTTTTTGTCAATACTTTTTAAAAAATAGTTTATATCCTTTCGGCAATATCGGATCGGCAAGCCAGGAACCGCGCTCCGGAAACTCTTGCAGGGATTTTGCCGCCTCTACGACATCCATCCTTAGCTTGTCGGCAGCCCGGGTGCTGACCTGCGCTAAAAAGCGGGCATGCTGCAAAAGCATTTCTCCCGCTCTTTCAGAGATAATAACATGATATCTTTTATCCACGCTGCTCATCGACAATCTCCTTAATGGTTTTCTTCATCATTTCATCCACTTCTCCGATTTCATCCACACCGATGACCGCATTGGCTCCGAGATTGGCCGCTCTTTCCTCCATTTCTTTTAATGCTTCTTCCCTTGCTTCATTAAATCGCTTTATAAAAAAACCATATGATGTATCGATAAAATATTTTTTAATATTGCATAATACAATTATTTTATATTACAATAATTGCAGGAGGCAATTCATATGAAAGAATTAGACAAAGTAAAACAATTGCGTGAGTCTATCCGGCAAATTGAAAGGAGGCTTGGTTTGCTAGAGGAAGGTGAATTTTCTTGCTGCGGAATAACCCTCGCCCAGTGTCATGCACTGGTTGAAATCGGACGGGCAAAGAGTATCTCTTTAATTGAGCTTTCGGAATTGTTGAACCTCGATAGCAGTACAATGAGCCGCACAGTTAATAATCTTGTAAGTAATGGACTGGCGGAGCGTGAACTTGATCCGAAAGACAGGCGATATGTAAACATAAAACTCTCCGAAAGTGGCGTCAAGATTTTTAAAGGTATTGAGGAAAGTTTGAACTTGTATTACCGGAAAATATTTGAATCGATCCCTGTCGATAAAAGAGAACAGGTGTTGGAAAGCTTACAGATTTTATTAAATGCCATAAAGGCAAATGAATGCTGTAAATGAAGAAAGGAGAATCGTCGATGGATTTTGATGTAAAATCAACAGTAAAAAAAACACTATGGAAAAATAGCATATCATGTGCTTCAAAAATCCGAAGAAAAAGGCAAGTTGCTGCTCCTATACTTCCTCTTCCTGCTGTAATGGTGATATGGCAGAGATATCGAGGGTTATATCGAACATATCCCCCTGCCCGACAGTACAGTGGATGTTATTATTTCCAATTGTGTCATTAACCTGTCGGAAGACAAAGAGAAAACATTATCCGAAGCGTTCGGGGTTTTAAAACCAGGTGGAAGACTGGCCATAGCAGATATTGTTTCTATAAAGCCGATTCCTGAGCATATAAGAAAACGCGCGGAAATGTGGTGCGGCTGCCTTGGCGGCGCTTTAGGAATCGAAGAATACAGGAGTATTTTAGAAAAAGTCGGCTTTAAAAACATAGAAATTAAACCAACGTAGATGTTTACTTTTATTGTTTTTGTGTTATAATCTCACATTTGACAGTTGAAGAAAAGAAGAAGCTTGGGAACCCTTAAAGATAGAGAGACCCAAGCTTTTGTTTTCTCATTAAAAAGTGAGTAATGTATTTATGATTTTGTACATTTTAAAATTTTTTTCATCTGGCTTGTACTGACAATCTGATAATCCGTATGGAAACCAAATGCTTCGTGTATATCATCTGTAAAGTCTGTTCTTGTGTAAGCAGGTATGTAACCCTCACCTTTTACTTCCAAGAAATTCATATCTCTTAATCCATTAATGATTTCATAACATGTATATTTTCCGTTCAGCTTCTTTTCAAGGAGTCTATAGATGACTAAGGAAATGAAGCAGGTCGTAAAATGAGCCATTATTCTATCATCCCGGCTTAAGTATACCGGTCTAGCTTTAAATTCGCTTTTCATAATCCGGAAGCACTCTTCGATTTCCCATCGCCTTCTATTCACATTGATGATTGAAGAAGCATCATCTTCAAGATTTGTACACACAGCATAGAAACCGTCAAATAGCGCTTCTTTAGAAATGAGTTCGGTGTTGATGCGGTATATTTCATGTTCGGCAACCTCTCCTTCAGCAGTGCAGTGGCTTTTTTCTATGAATCTTTTGTAATCATTGGGGTTGCATCTTTCTATTTTTCCAGGGTTGGAATCAATTGCTTTTTGTGCCCGTTCTATCTGGGAGTTTCGGATATTTCTCTGATAATCACGATATTTAATAGAGTAGGTAACAATGAGTTTCTGTTCTAACCCGTTTTCCTTTATCCAGCGTTCTTTATAGAACACCTTGTCCCTATCTTTGTTTTCGTCTAGTTCAGCAATGTTGTAGGTTCTACCGTTATCAGCCAGAGACCAGCCCTTTGGGTCAAGGGCCCATTCCCTCAGGTGTGCTTTCAGCTTTTTGATGGACTGTGTTGTAATAAATGCCCGTTCGCCTTTATTATTGAATTTCCTGTTGCTATCAGATGCCAGGCCTGCATCAGTACATACAATAAACCTGGAAAGATTAAAGTCGGATAGAATTTTTTCCTCCAGAGGCTTTAAAGTCAACTGCTCATTGATATTCCCTTTGTTAATGACAAAAGCAAGAGGGACACCATCTCCGTCCATAAACAACCCCATCTGTACGATAGGATTTGGTCTATGTTCTTTTGAAACACCATATTGTTTCAATCCCTCTTCCTGTTCGATTTCAAAGAAGTAATTCGTGCAGTCGTAATACAGCACACCTGTATTCCTCTTGGAAATTCTCAGACTGTTTTTGTACAGGTAAGACTGTATCAAATCAGCCTCCTTGGCAATGACCTCAAGGGCCCTGTATATATGCTGGAGTTCAAAATCAGGTTGCTCGATAAATTTTGTGGAAAGTTGAAAGGTTGCAAGTTTTGAAGAGGGATAGATGATTCTTGCATAAAGAAGTCTTGAAAGTACCGAGTCCAGGTTGAACGTGAATTTGTATTTCAAAGATATTTCTTTGCAAAGCTTATTGAGTTTAAGTTCATGGTATATCTTTTGAAGAAAAAGATAACCGCCGTTGAAAGAGTGCTGCTCACCCTTTGCAATTACCTTGGATGGGGAGTACTTGACGATGATCTCCCGGTTTTCCTCCTTTTCTTTTTGGTTAAGCTCTTCTATATATTTTTTCGCCCATTCAATGGGATCCTGTCCACCAAGTTTCTCTTTAAGTTCAGCATAAGTACCGAGCTTTTCAACCACCTTTGTAGAACGTCTTCCGTTTTCGTATATAGATTTTGTTATGTACAGGGATGCGGCATTCTTTGATCTTGATACGCATAATCTCATAGTGAAATACCTCCCATCCCTTTTATTGTAACACATTTCGCAAAATTACGCAATATTTCCATGGCTAAATTTGACTTTTTTTAATAAAAAAAGCCCTGTTTTCAAGGCTTTTAACGATTTCGATACTTATTCAACTGTCAAAGACCCGAAACATAGAAATTAAACCAACGTAGATGTTTACTTTTATTGTTTTTGTGTTATAATAAAGATAAGGAAATTGGAAACCGCAAGATGCGGTTGCCCAAAACGGTTAAACTTTAAAGTATAACCACTCTGGGGTCAGCAGGGTGGTTATTTTTTTGTCCCAAACTTCAGAACTGCTATCACGAACATCCCGAACATTATCATCAAAGATAATGCTTCGTATGTACTCATCATAGCAACCACCCACTTTGCAAGGGAAGTGGCAACCACACCCTGCTTTATCCAATTCCTTAGTGAGTCAGGGGACGGTTCTCTGACTCACTGACTCACCTTTTGTCATACGGATATCTCAAGATGGTACCTGAAATTGCACCATCTTTTTTATCCGTAATGCAAAGTCTCTGGCATTGTTCAAATCTTCGTCATCCGGATGCCCTTTATTTATTCCTCCTACCAGTTTGAAGGGACCGAAAGTATCAAACCCCTTACAAGCAAAGCTGCCTACTACGTTAAATTCTTTTTTTGATAAGAGCTCTTTCGCAAATTCGTTGAACTTATCGCTACCCATCCCGCCAGTTGAAAATACAAAGACTTTCTTATTTTTGTCGGATGGTATTTTGTCAATTAAGGCCAGCATATCTCTATCAAATTTTCCCCAATATATTCCTGAACCAAAACCTATAATATCATAATTAGTTATTATACCAGGTCCTGATTCCTGGATATCCACAAGATCCGCTTCTAAGGCCTGTGCCATGACTTCAGCCACTTTCAGAGTATTTTTGTGATGGTAGGATCTTACTAATATAAGGCTTTTCATAGACATCCCTCTTTCCATTTGTGGGTATTGTCAAATTCATCACAAAATGGAAAAGTTTTTGATTTAACGTATAACAAATACACCCCACCTGCTGGAATTTTTACAGCTCAGTTAATAGATGGAAATGCAACCTTACTATTTGTTTGGTGCTTAAGTAGTCGGAGCATTTTCTCCGTAAATGGCGTATAGCCATAATAAGCGCTTAGCTTACAATATAATATTCAATAAATAATTGAAAAATCCTTTTTTGGTTCTGGCTATGCCAGGTTAGGTAATACGTATTATTTACTTGAAATATTAATATTAAGCCTTTTTTAAAAGTTTATACATGTTTTTCGTAAACTCGGGCTAAAGTTTTTCTTAGGGCTCTCGTTTTCCCAGATATGATACAGACGTTCAGCTTTTACTCACTTCAATATACTAATTACGGCTATTCTGAGAAGAA from Biomaibacter acetigenes includes these protein-coding regions:
- a CDS encoding methylenetetrahydrofolate reductase, giving the protein MYNNFKSKLKGGQFTVTVEISSPKGTYLNQILQDIRELKDIVDAVNICDNPMANMRMGSIPLAHIIQETLGIETIPHMACRDRNIIGIQSELLGAWALGIKNIFAVTGDAPAKGDHPGAAGIFEVDSKGLIKIIDTLNNGKDLANNTLKGSTEFFIGTAANPAAESLDGEIKKLEEKVLSGANFIQTQPVYDMDVLDRFLEKALLLDVPILVGIMPLKSQRMAINFNSRVEGVNIPLKIIDRMKRGRREGMEISWELAEEIRERGCGVHLMPLGDIEAAVQIIKGLRLPAKKVHDASGTL
- the metX gene encoding homoserine O-acetyltransferase MetX translates to MIVKERFFSFTRDEIAFTTESGYTFDEVQVAYETYGSLNEDKDNAILVLHALSGDAHAAGFYTPQDAKPGWWDPMIGPGRALDTEKFYVICSNVLGGCRGTTGPTSLNPAIGKPYGISFPSINIRDMVRLQKVLLDHLGVKKLKLAIGGSMGGMQALEWAVTFPDFVEAVVPIATTHKLSPLAIAFNYLGIKAIENDPEWRDGDYLEYGQPAKGLSLARMIGTITYKSDELFKRRFDRAINPDTGLFQVESYLDHHGESFVRRFDANTYLYLVRAMNEHDISKPYGSLERTIRRIRSRVLMIGIDTDMLYFPDDMRNFIRRLNTAGGYGEYKEIKSCQGHDAFLIDFDQLSPIVKEFLEGTEEILDSGRNFSDYNQSFRNNI
- a CDS encoding homocysteine synthase, which produces MTNYRFNTLALHAGQEPDPVTGSRAVPIYQTTSYVFRSTQHAADLFALKEEGNIYTRISNPTQDVLEKRLAALEGGVGALAFSSGQAAITTAILNIAKAGDEIVSSSNLYGGTYNLLASTLKRLGIEVKFVDPKDPENFKKAITGRTRAIYGEIIGNPKIDVLDVEKVAGIAHEAQIPLIIDNTFASPYLCRPIVFGADIVVHSATKFIGGHGTSIGGILVDSGKFDWANGKFPELTEPDPSYHGIVYTEVFGPAAYIARARTQLLRDLGACISPFNAFLLLQGLETLPLRMQRHVENARRAAEFLKNHPKVAWVNYPDLPDSPYHELAAKYLPKGSGAIFTFGIKGGLEAGKRFIESLKLFSHLANVGDAKSLVIHPASTTHQQLSLEEQLSAGVTPDMIRISIGIEDIEDILEDLERGLSAV
- a CDS encoding type II toxin-antitoxin system RelE/ParE family toxin produces the protein MSSVDKRYHVIISERAGEMLLQHARFLAQVSTRAADKLRMDVVEAAKSLQEFPERGSWLADPILPKGYKLFFKKY
- a CDS encoding MarR family winged helix-turn-helix transcriptional regulator, producing the protein MKELDKVKQLRESIRQIERRLGLLEEGEFSCCGITLAQCHALVEIGRAKSISLIELSELLNLDSSTMSRTVNNLVSNGLAERELDPKDRRYVNIKLSESGVKIFKGIEESLNLYYRKIFESIPVDKREQVLESLQILLNAIKANECCK
- a CDS encoding methyltransferase domain-containing protein translates to MEHIPLPDSTVDVIISNCVINLSEDKEKTLSEAFGVLKPGGRLAIADIVSIKPIPEHIRKRAEMWCGCLGGALGIEEYRSILEKVGFKNIEIKPT
- a CDS encoding IS1634 family transposase; this encodes MRLCVSRSKNAASLYITKSIYENGRRSTKVVEKLGTYAELKEKLGGQDPIEWAKKYIEELNQKEKEENREIIVKYSPSKVIAKGEQHSFNGGYLFLQKIYHELKLNKLCKEISLKYKFTFNLDSVLSRLLYARIIYPSSKLATFQLSTKFIEQPDFELQHIYRALEVIAKEADLIQSYLYKNSLRISKRNTGVLYYDCTNYFFEIEQEEGLKQYGVSKEHRPNPIVQMGLFMDGDGVPLAFVINKGNINEQLTLKPLEEKILSDFNLSRFIVCTDAGLASDSNRKFNNKGERAFITTQSIKKLKAHLREWALDPKGWSLADNGRTYNIAELDENKDRDKVFYKERWIKENGLEQKLIVTYSIKYRDYQRNIRNSQIERAQKAIDSNPGKIERCNPNDYKRFIEKSHCTAEGEVAEHEIYRINTELISKEALFDGFYAVCTNLEDDASSIINVNRRRWEIEECFRIMKSEFKARPVYLSRDDRIMAHFTTCFISLVIYRLLEKKLNGKYTCYEIINGLRDMNFLEVKGEGYIPAYTRTDFTDDIHEAFGFHTDYQIVSTSQMKKILKCTKS
- a CDS encoding putative holin-like toxin, with translation MMSTYEALSLMIMFGMFVIAVLKFGTKK
- a CDS encoding flavodoxin family protein, yielding MKSLILVRSYHHKNTLKVAEVMAQALEADLVDIQESGPGIITNYDIIGFGSGIYWGKFDRDMLALIDKIPSDKNKKVFVFSTGGMGSDKFNEFAKELLSKKEFNVVGSFACKGFDTFGPFKLVGGINKGHPDDEDLNNARDFALRIKKMVQFQVPS